The DNA segment TCCATTTAATCCATTCatttaaaatacatattttggctgaaaaaACGCAACATTGAGCATGCGTGGATATTCGATTTACGCTGATGTTTGAGCGGAACGAAATCAAACGCATAACTCACGAGCAGCATATCCTTTGCAATGTATGGAAAAgtgaattaaattatttttaatcacatttttaaattgcaaTTGACGTATCCAAATTGGAGCGATTTAACAGAATGCACGTTTCGtcctttcgttcgtttttgtgttgcaacttgaacagttttttttaaacagcttGGAATTTTAATAGTTTTTCTGAGTGCACTGGCAAAGAGAAAGTAAGAGAAAAACACCAAAGAAGTTTTTGTGGCTATAAATGGCCACTACAGAATCCGCAGTAGTGCGTGAAGTTTAAAATCTATTGAAATAGCAGACGCGTGAATTTCAGCCAAATGAATTCAAGAATATTATAGTTTAACATTATCttacgcttttttttgttttcctaaaATCATCGAATGAAATCGCCTCTCCCTATTCATGAACAAAATTGAATATTAGCACACAACTCCGAACTTTGCTTTCAACTTCATGCTATCTTAATTTGCACTTTAAGGATGTACAAACCATTCAAATTGTTAAGGCGAAACAGGGCATTTTCTTTGCGCACGGGTAGAATTTTGAATGCAATTAGGTGCCGTCATAGCAATGATTGTGGTTAAATGAATTGTTTCACACCGTACGACCAAAACCTGCTGCTACAATACATGCAATTCTAATCATTGTGTAGCGCATTTCATTCATAAACTACACTTTAGTGCACAATTGTGCGGTTTGGTGGTTGAACAACGCAGAAAAGTGGCATTTCACTGGAAACCAGCTTTTCCAATTCCGCTACTATTTGAAGCGAAATTTGAGTGAACGAATTCTACAACATCTAACCTGCATACTGATTCCAATATTTGTGCTTATGACGTGACAAAAATCTCCTCATTTCCTCTCATTTCGTTACAAACATGTAATTTTCCGCAACAGCTAATTTAGCATTTCCCGCTACTCTGTTTTGTCGTTCCAGATCCAAATCCCCCTCCCGGTCACATTTGCGAAACCAACCGGCACCCGTGCGCATTTGGCTTCCAGGGGCATTGAAACGGCGGGCAGCAGCGGAGCAACGGCAACCATAATAGCTCAAGCAATGTGCCAAGATTGCATCGGCGGAAGGATCTCATTGCGACCGCAGGACGCCCAAACGGTGACCGATCCAGTCGCTGGCCAGGGAGACTGAGGGCCATCGTAGCGAGGAAGCGAACAGAACAACAGCAGAgcgaaagagataaagaggagaaggaaaagaagagcaTTTTAAAGCACACCAGACCAGACTAATCAGGGACGGAGGGATAGTCCCGTGCTGCAGTAAGGCTCGATAAGTGCTCGTGGGCACCACCTGTTACGCCAGCTGACCGACTGTGGGTGGTGGAATCGATTTGCCTTCCCTCCCATTTGTTCGAGCGGTGTCCATTGCATCATCAATATGCACGTGATCGTTTTGAAGTACGTGCAGGTCCTGTGCATTACCATCTTCTTCTCGAACAACATCAACTGcgacaagctgctgctgcacaacgaGCAGGAGGACCAGGAGCTGTACCGGATCGGCGCTTGTACGGCCGCGTGCATGGCCGGAACGGAGCCGGGCGGGCCGGTCGACCGTAACGCCACCGGAACAACCGTTTCCAGTGCGGAGGAGCTCAAGGTAAGAGTCCAGCGTGCAGAAACAGTCTTATGAAACACGTCCTGATTTATCGGCTGATTATTCtgtgtcctttttttattttaattctctctctctctctcttcttctctccgTTTTACTCGCTGCAACTACTGCTGGCGTGTCATTATCGGCATTGCTGTCTGTGTCCGCCAGACCATCGGCTACTGCTACAAGCGCTGCTCGGAGGACACACGCCCACTGTCCGCGTGGCGCCCGCTGGTACAGCGCCAGGATCCATCGTTACGCATTAATCTCATCTGCCGCGACAGCACCAATCTGATCATCGAGATCAAACCAACCGCCTTGGAGGCGGGCGGTGGCGTCGGaggcaaccaccaccagcaggaCAGCAAACTCACACCGAAGCTTAGCGCACCCGGGGGAAATCAGAACCAATTAAATGCACTGCGGGACCGAAGCGCGTCGGCCGAATCGCTCGAATCGGCGGCACCGGCCCGCAGCAGGCGTGCCATCGGGGCGGACGGACCACTTCCTGCCGGGCAGCTAACCGAACGCCAGAAAGCTTCCAGCGGCACGCGCACCAATCTGCTTCAACCGACGGCCGGAAAAATCGATGGCCCAACACTGCACGGTTCGGTTGATGCAGCcgctgatgaagatgatgaagcAGACAACGTCGCGGTCAAGGTTCAGCCGGATCGGGAGCACTACCAGCGAGCGCTAGCGGCGGAACATAACCGTACCCGGTCGCCGGTGCCGATCTATCTGGTGAAGGTGCAGGACAGCGAACAGGAGCTTGGCGACCGAATAGTCTATATGGTGAGTGTAGTTAATTAATCCTGCATTGTAAACCTGCACACTGCACCTGCTGGACCGGTACCCAAGCGATTGGCAGTTGCACGAGATTTCCCGCATACGGTGGGAAAACGTGTCCTGGTGCCTTGATGAGTCATTTAGTATGAATCGGATAGCGTGACCTACCTGTCTGTAGCTGTCGGAAGGTGATGCTGAACTGGGATGACATTTTAGCAAGATGCTTAACTTATGCATGAGCTGTAATGGATTCTGGGTTGCCACAAGTTCGCAAAGCAGGAAGGGGATGATGCAGCTTTATACCACGTTGTGGCTATTTTCGGGATAATATTCCAATGTATCAGCTCACCATATCGTGCAAGTTTACACACGTGTAGTGACGAGGGTGACACAAATCGAACAATTAAATGGAGatcgtttttttcatttttgcgaTAAATCGACCATCTTTGTCTGTGCAAAGGTGCAGCGAAGAAGTGGCAAAACATGTGAGGAAAGgttaaaaacatcatttttattcgcattattatttcaaattgTAATCTTAAGATTTACTATGAGTTTGTGGCATATGCATTTACATTGTATTAAACATATGGTGAATCCATCCTGTTGTACGCATCCCACACAGGCCTTTTCATGAGCATGGTTCATAAGTGGGGTTTTCCCAATAGCTATCAGCGCTTTAGTCTTATTGAACTTCTGTATGATTACATTTCCCGATAGCTGCGTATGTTTTACTCGGAAATGCCTTGGCAAGGCCAATTCGTTAGTAGAATTACATTTCTAGGCAAGTGCTTTGAATCTAACTCGCGTTTGGATGTTACTTATGGGTTCAACAACGATTCAGACCACTTAGGACAATCGTTAGGACACTTTGATGTAGGAAATGTGTCGACAATATCTTTGCAATACTGAGTGTGATAGAGTTCGTTCTACTAAACATCGTGCCAATCAGGTAAGGTGCGGTTGGTTTACTGTTGACTCTCATCAACACTAACCAAACTTAAAGTTAGCAAAGTGTCTTTGAAATCTCTTAATTTCTCAATCTGGCTACTCCGTGCATGTACATACTTGCTGTTATTCTTACTATTTATGAATTGATCATAAATAAACTTCTATCGAATTGAGCTGTAAGCTATATCTCTCTCAAGAACAGGTATTCTTCGGGTCTTATTACCACTGTCGTGATGCACATTCCGGAGCGTATCTAGTAGTGTTGGGTCATACaattcatttcacgacccgacccggagtcgggtgcgagccagccggaatcgattccgacccgtgggtgcagcgggtgcgctaggtcggagtcggaatcaaatccgacccgcgggtgcaacgagttcgggtcgacccgaaagatcagtaggtgcgagaaagcataagcgactccgacccgttggtgctgcgagttcgggtcgagtCGGGCCACGGTAGGTTCAGTATGACCcgagggtgcagcgagttcgggtcgacccgactGATGAGTAGGTccaagaaagcataagcaaCTCCGACCCATTGGTGAAACAAGTTCGGCTCCAGTTTTCCTATCGATTTCAAATTAttggtccggaatcagtttccggaatcaaaatcggctccggcATCGGAATTGACTCTGGTATCGGAATTGGCTCTTGAATCGGTTCCAGaaccgaaatcggctccggcaTTGGTATTGGAtacgaaatcagaatcggcttcgaaacCCAGTCGGTTTTGGCATTTTCATAAGAATAGGCGCTTGGACCTAAAGATGCTAAGTATCGATAgtcgcaaagaatcaaaatttacttgtaaacgagtCATTCTCATTGAGATTCCCGAACAGATTTctcttctgaaacttcttatttcaatgcaAGAACTGATTATCGTTTAAGAgctaattccatttctggagtcaaacctgattccgttaccgtAGCAAATTGAGATTCCCAGGACGATTCTGATTCCGCAGCCGATTCCGAtcccggaatcgatttcggagcagacaccggaatcggctcagtaatcgactccagaatcggctccgaaattgacTCCGAAATTGGAATCGTTTCCAGcattggaatcggctccggcaTTGATTCGGAAcatggaatcggaatcaggtAGGTCCGATTACGAGGTCCCACCATTAAAATAACCAACCAGTTCCTGTTCGTTCCTCCTTCAAATGAACCGAGTGGCGTTCCGTTCTGTTTACAAATGGACCTGGTTCCATTCCGTTTCTAGTTCTTAACAATAATAAAGTCATCGCAGCCATTAAGATCAGTTGATTTATCATGTCCTGGTCACGTCGTGTTGTGTAAATTTACAGCAAACTCACTAATTTGTTTAGTACACAATTCTAGTAATATTTAACTCAAAAGTTTTCTTCTTATCGCAAACATTCGCTAATCGGAGAAATTATCACTGCTCAAAAGTGCTCCAGAACATTCCAACGATTTTTTGACTCGACCATGCCGAGCTGTAAAACCAGGGTGCAAAAAACCAGTGCACAATTCAGTGCAGAAAGGTATTTGCATTCTAAACTAGCGAAATAACTCACCCGAAGAATGTTTCATGCAAGcaatgttttgttgctttactGCGGTTACCTTCCCGGAAAATGCACTTTTCGCTGCGGAATCTGCAAACACGTGCCACTGGATTGCTGCGTATTTGTGACAAAGCGGCACATGGTTTTCCGctgaagcaaagcaaaatcgGTTCCGCTGGTGTATTTTtaagggaaaaataaaaccaggTGAAAGGGCTTACGTTGTGTGGAAAAATGCAGTTGCATttagtgagtttttttttattatttgctctctctctctctctctctctctctcgtattGTATCGCACGCGTTTGACAGTTCCCCGAACAGTAGGTTTGACGTTTCTCGACgcgttgtgtttgttgtgtgttgtcaGCTGTTGCCCGAAAGCAcctaagcacacacacacagacgctcGTTCGAATCATTCTCTTCACCCCCCAAAACAGGGTGTTCGTTACTCACCCCCTCCAATCACTAAGAGGGGGGACATTTTTTGGCGGGGCGTATTAATCGCAAATGCTGTTTCCATTGACCAATTTGCGTTGACCTTCGGCGTAGCGCGCAACCAGTTTCTCCCGACGCTTCTGAAGCGGCCGCAGTGCAAAACGCTGTGCTCTGTCTGGATGTGTGATGTGCAAAAGTGTTTTCCAGTGTGCCAGCAATAATGATTGAATATACGGACCGTTTCTTTCGCGGACTGGACCTGTGGTCACTAGGGGTGGACGAAGCGTTCCTGAACGTGTCCCATTCcgcagccgccgccgacgGCAACGATTATTATCTCTACACACTCTCCGAGGAGTGCGATAAGGTAAAGTGGAGTCTGGCTCTGGCCCCATTTGCGTTCTCTAATCTCTGACCGTGTTTTTGCAGTGTCCCTACACCAAGCTGCAACGAATTGCGGCCGCGAAACGGCACACCACGGTGAAGATAGATGCGGCGCGCCGCCTCGGGCTGCGGCTGCTCGACCGAGATGTGGGCCAATACTCCTTCGACAATGAGTAGGTTGAACGAAAATTGGCCTGCAAGCTTTTTAACGGattccactctctctctctctctcacactcatGCCAGCACCGTCCTGTGCCAAATTAACAGCGCACAATTGGGTGAATTTGGCGTTTACGATCTGAGCGTCCGACCGGACGGCAATGGCTGTACGCTGGAAACGGCCAAGGAACCGGTCAACATATACCTTCGTAAGGAGGCGGATGTTTGAGCAagcttttttccccttcctgCAAGCGATGGTTAAacggtcattttaccctttgtTTTAGCATTCCTTACGATTGCACTGCTCGCGTGTGCCGTCTTTGGTCTCGTGCGTATGGCACGGTACGGCCTGCGTCGTTCCCGCGCGGCTGGCTTCCAGCAGCCGGCAGCCTCCCATACAGCGGCCGGTGACGAGACCGCCCACAGCTCGAACGAAGAAACCGACCGCAAACCAGTCCAAAGCGGGCCAGGTTCCGGCCAGGTTACGCCCAAGAAGCGGCTGCAAAGTTTGGACACCTTCCGCGGCATCGCGATCATGCTGATGATCTTCGTGAACAGTGGCGGCGGCCACTACTGGTGGATCGAGCACGCGACCTGGAACGGGCTGCACGTGGCCGATCTCGTCTTTCCCTGGTTTCTCTTCATCATGGGCGTGTGCGTGCCGATCTCGTTACGCGGCCAGCTCAACCGCAACGTGCCCAAGCGCACGATCCTGTCGAGCATAGCGGTTGTAAGTGATTGCTTGAAGCCCCCTCCTCCCACTGGAAGCTTGGTGTGTTGAATCGAACCTCTGCTTTGTTTGTAGCGCTCGGTAAAGCTGTTCATAATTGGCCTGTGTCTGAACTCGATGAACGGTCCCAGCATGGCCAATCTGCGCATCTTTGGCGTACTGCAGCGGTTTGGCATTGCGTACCTGGTCGTCTCGACCGTGCACCTGCTCTGCCACGAGCAGCAGGTACAGGTGCAGTCGCAAAACCGCTTGCTCCGTGCCAGCGAGGACATTGTGCGGCTAAAGAAGCAGTGGCTGGTCATCGGACTGCTAACGGTGCTCTATCTGGTGGTGATGTTTTTCGTACCCGCACCCGGCTGCCCAAGGTAAACGATGCACCGCGGAAGCGTACTCAACCTTCTGTCTCACACTTTTCGATCTctttcccccttccccccatGTAGCGCTTACTTCGGACCGGGTGGGAAGCATCTGTACAATGCGTTTCCGAACTGTACTGGCGGCATCACGGGGTACATCGATCGTGCCCTGCTCGGAATAGCGCATCTCTACCAGCACCCCACAGCACGGTACGTGTACGACGGTATGCCCTTCGATCCGGAAGGTCCGTTCGGCTGCCTACCCACGATACTGCAGGTGTTTCTCGGCCTGCAGTGTGGCTGCACGATTCTCGCGTACACCGAGCACCGTCAGCGGATGGTACGCTTCGCCAGCTGGTCGCTGGTGCTCGGTTTGGCGGCCGGCGCACTGTGCGGGTTCACCAAGAACGACGGGTGGATCCCGATCAACAAGAACCTGTGGTCCCTGTCGTACGTGCTGGCGACGGCTTCGCTCGCCCATGCGCTCCTGCTGCTCTGCTACTACGCGATCGATGTGAAGCGCGCCTGGCACGGTCGACCGTTTGTGTATGCGGGGATGAATGCGATCGTACTGTACGTGGGCCACACCGTCTTTCACAAGATGCTACCGTGGCACTGGCGCATCGGCACGATGAACACACACTTCGTGCTGACGCTCGAGGCACTGTGGAACACGGTGCTGTGGAATCTGATAGCGCTCTACCTGTACAAGCGAAAGATATTTTACAATCTTTAAGCTCCAACCGTCGTGCGATCGTGCAGTTtgttgttctctctctctattttgaAAGTGTTTACTTGTGAATAAACGTGCcgcaaaacacatacacacacattccagTTCCAGTAttgctgtgttgctgtgtttctATACAAAAATCTAATCACTACATTTATTGACTGCCTTCATAAATAGTGCATTTTCGGTGTACACTCACACTCTTTCGTGGGGAGGATGGGATGCACAGAATAATTTACATCGTTTCCAAGTACTTTGACAATTTGCTTCCCTTTATACTAACCGGTAAATGATTCAAAAGTTGTAGAATTTTGTATAAAATTTGTTATAAATTACGTCCATTGCatcttttttagttttttttccaaaacgcacacatacaatccTTAGTTTGGTGTAAATTTTGTCAAAAAAGTACTTAAATCTGCGCTCATTTACGTGCTTAGGTGTGTACAAAAGGCAAAAATACTGAGATTTCTATATATTGCTTCATGCTGAGCGGCTGACTACTACCCAGACTTCCCCCACACATTGGTGCAAAACTCGTTTTTCCAAAGCTGCCTTAAGTTGTGCTTTCCGCCTCCTCACTCTATCACTATCTGAAGcgggtttttttaaagattgcAACCCTTCCGGTGCACGCTTTGAGCATTCGGGTCACCTTTAAACGCTGTCCGTGCTGTGGCAAacacattgctgctgctgtcctaCACTCTACCCTATCTAAAACTAAAGTGTCTCCCGATGCTCGAGGAGAACCTGAGAAGGCAAGAGCTGCCCCGAACTGCTCTAAGAAATGTTACAATCCCAGCACGCCAGCGACCAGTACAAACAGGTAACGGCCTTCTCGTACGGTTCCTTCTGCTCCTCGCCATCTCCCCCATCCACCTGATCCCGGTGCGCTAGGGCCGGTGATCTTCGCTGGCGCGATCGTTGCCGTTGGTTCTTGCGCCGGCGAACAGCGGCAGCACTTGGATTGGGACTGGAGCCCGccttctgctgctgatgctgcttcTGATCCTCTTCCCGCACCTCATCATCGAACACGTTCGGTTCTTCCTCATCGTGGTGCCGCACATCGACCGCACTGTCGGCTTGATCGATCGAATCGATGTCCTCGGCACTGCGGCGATCCTTCTGGCTGCTACGCCGACGACTGCGCCGCCGGTGCTGCTCACCGATCGCGAGCGTTGACGCGTTGTGCAGGTTATTTTCCTCCGCCGACCGATTGTCGTTGTTGGAGGAAAGCAACGACGAGGAGGAGTGTGCGTTCGAGCAGTTCCGAtcctgctcctcctcgtcgtcctcgtcgatCAGGGTGAGCGTCTCGAACTGGTTGCTCGTGCCGATCTCCTTTTCCTGCTGGAAGGACGCGGAAAGACGGTGTTCATTAGGACTCgtttaagaaaataaaatccatTTAAAGAGCGAAGTGGAATCCCTCCTTACCTTGTGGTTGGCAATGTCCCCATTTAAATTGTTCAGCTCTATCGTGCCCACCACTATCTGCGGCGTGCCGGCCTGCTGCTGCCCTCCCTTACCGGTACTGGTCGATGGGCAGGGTTCGTTCGATAGCTGCTGatcaagctgctgctgcccttcAACGGTCGGCGGTTCGTTGGCTTTGACCATCGCGGCCATCGCGCTGCCAGTGGCCGCCGTCGTCACGATGCTCGCCACGTCCAGGTTGTTCTCGTGCAGATCTCTGAAAAAGAAATTGCTACAACAATCGTCGGAACTGTAGGGTCGCGCGTAAAGAAGCGGGACGACACGCGAAAACTCGCACGCACGCGATCTGTTTCTATTTGGATGCTTcaccgccacacacacacacagaccttGGCAATCCGGTGCTAGATTTTGACCCAAACCGATAGCAAGGTACAATGACAAGTTCCATGTTTAACGGcttccaaacaaaccaaaaaaaggctTCACACGAGCAATGTAACAACAATTGCGAACGTTTGAATCCGTTCACGTCCACCGTAACACTGCTCATCCTCGCGAAGGTAAACCACTGCCCTCGGAGTGGTTATATCACAGGGGAcatagccacacacacatactcgcaCGGCCACCCTTACTCGGAAACCGTAAGCGGATGTGTGAAACAGGGGAAGCGTACGTTTTGCTACCTTCTTCGTACATCCGAGCATTAATGTCATCGTGCCCTGGTTGCcctgcttttttgctgccctttgcgaaaaatggcaacacacgggcatgtgtgtgtgtgtgtgaaagccGGTGAGGATCGGATGTTTCGCATAGCCGTTTCCTTTGCTCTTTTCTCCTTTGTTTTGTCTGGAGTTGTGGAGTGGCCAACAACGTTGGTGGCGCAaagaagagagcgagagagagcgagagcaatGCGACACGACTTCAAGGTTTTGTCCCCCGACATCCATCATGTGGATTAAGGGGTGCAATTCGGGGGTGCGGTGGACAAACACATGGCAAGGTACGCGGCAAGCGGCAGCATCTCTCGCGGCTAACGCGCATGGTGCTATCAATTTCGCCAAAGGCCCTCCCTCGATGGATTATAACATTTAATATAATTatgtttccgttttgtttcgctttcaaCCCCAACCCCATCTGCACTTCAAATCCGGATTAAAATTAAtagaaaaacatttaaaagaaACAATCTAAAACATAATTTGCGCTCATATATCCATTGGGAAAGCTCGCCGTGTTGGGCTACGTACGCGCGCGCAAGGGGAAATGCACGGTCGGCCATTCCGCCACTGTATCAATTTGAGCAAAGGGTCGACATAACGCAGCAGTTTATGTGGTGCTTCTCCCATCGACAATGGGTGATTttggttcttcttttttgcataCACCCCGTTCCACGCTCATCACACCCCCTTGTCCtggcaagtgtgtgtgtgttggagggTAACGGGCCATCGTCATTGcccaaaaaatgaaaactggTTTACGAGCTAGCTGTTGCTGTTTGAATAATCATCGTTTCGCTACAAATCCACCCAGGAGACGCAGAACCACTCTGCGTTTGAGCAAGATTGTGCGGGTGCGTTGAATTTTGCAACTCATCGCGAAGAGTATTCACTTTTCCTATGATCGTTGCAATACCTCTTTTGCCATTAAGGTATCAGTCTATAATCAGACCTACCACTTAAATTTTAGacacatttctttctttcaattGCGTAATGTTTGGCTGGGCCAAACAGAAAACTTCACAACCATGTACTCATTTTAAGCAAATACTGCTGTGCAAATGAAAGAGGCTGCTTTTTTCATGCTGAACATGCTCAAAATGGGACACCTATATTTACCTAGACACCTAGGTCCTACCTAACGGCTCTTGTATTTTCAGATTATATCAGGCACAAGCTAGAACGACCGTGTCTGAACGAGCTCGGTTGATATTAAATCAATCCAAACGAGTTTGAATTACAaccaataacatgcccgtcatgggttcaagctcagaatggaccgtccccccgtaacaaggattgactatccggctacttggtaatgaattaagtctcgaaagcctgtataggccggccgcataggacgttacgccaaatagaagaagctTGAATTAAATTGGATGTGTAAAGTTTCTAAAAAACGAATGCCAAGGCGACACTATTACagatcattttcattttcaattttggGTTAGTTTTGCATTCCCAGCCAGGCTCCTCCGAACT comes from the Anopheles coluzzii chromosome 2, AcolN3, whole genome shotgun sequence genome and includes:
- the LOC120950510 gene encoding uncharacterized protein LOC120950510 isoform X3 produces the protein MSSSGATKSKPKKTSNLRILWIPGRKKHNRKGSYSTTKNGLPQTYGMQPRKNESWTLGGAMNHSKIINADLHENNLDVASIVTTAATGSAMAAMVKANEPPTVEGQQQLDQQLSNEPCPSTSTGKGGQQQAGTPQIVVGTIELNNLNGDIANHKQEKEIGTSNQFETLTLIDEDDEEEQDRNCSNAHSSSSLLSSNNDNRSAEENNLHNASTLAIGEQHRRRSRRRSSQKDRRSAEDIDSIDQADSAVDVRHHDEEEPNVFDDEVREEDQKQHQQQKAGSSPNPSAAAVRRRKNQRQRSRQRRSPALAHRDQVDGGDGEEQKEPYEKAVTCLYWSLACWDCNIS
- the LOC120950510 gene encoding uncharacterized protein LOC120950510 isoform X1 — encoded protein: MSSSGATKSKPKKTSNLRILWIPGRKKHNRKGSYSTTKNGLPQTYGMQPRKNESWTLGGAMNHSKIINANFFFRDLHENNLDVASIVTTAATGSAMAAMVKANEPPTVEGQQQLDQQLSNEPCPSTSTGKGGQQQAGTPQIVVGTIELNNLNGDIANHKQEKEIGTSNQFETLTLIDEDDEEEQDRNCSNAHSSSSLLSSNNDNRSAEENNLHNASTLAIGEQHRRRSRRRSSQKDRRSAEDIDSIDQADSAVDVRHHDEEEPNVFDDEVREEDQKQHQQQKAGSSPNPSAAAVRRRKNQRQRSRQRRSPALAHRDQVDGGDGEEQKEPYEKAVTCLYWSLACWDCNIS
- the LOC120950510 gene encoding protein strawberry notch homolog isoform X4, whose amino-acid sequence is MSSVTVDVNGFKRSQLLLHCSCEAFFWFVWKPLNMELVIVPCYRFGSKSSTGLPRDLHENNLDVASIVTTAATGSAMAAMVKANEPPTVEGQQQLDQQLSNEPCPSTSTGKGGQQQAGTPQIVVGTIELNNLNGDIANHKQEKEIGTSNQFETLTLIDEDDEEEQDRNCSNAHSSSSLLSSNNDNRSAEENNLHNASTLAIGEQHRRRSRRRSSQKDRRSAEDIDSIDQADSAVDVRHHDEEEPNVFDDEVREEDQKQHQQQKAGSSPNPSAAAVRRRKNQRQRSRQRRSPALAHRDQVDGGDGEEQKEPYEKAVTCLYWSLACWDCNIS
- the LOC120950510 gene encoding uncharacterized protein LOC120950510 isoform X2, whose translation is MSSSGATKSKPKKTSNLRILWIPGRKKHNRKGSYSTTKNGLPQTYGMQPRKNESWTLGGAMNHSKIINANFFFRDLHENNLDVASIVTTAATGSAMAAMVKANEPPTVEGQQQLDQQLSNEPCPSTSTGKGGQQQAGTPQIVVGTIELNNLNGDIANHKEKEIGTSNQFETLTLIDEDDEEEQDRNCSNAHSSSSLLSSNNDNRSAEENNLHNASTLAIGEQHRRRSRRRSSQKDRRSAEDIDSIDQADSAVDVRHHDEEEPNVFDDEVREEDQKQHQQQKAGSSPNPSAAAVRRRKNQRQRSRQRRSPALAHRDQVDGGDGEEQKEPYEKAVTCLYWSLACWDCNIS
- the LOC120950510 gene encoding protein strawberry notch homolog isoform X5, with amino-acid sequence MMMMIKQQKARKQEPIQRVRVVLRDLHENNLDVASIVTTAATGSAMAAMVKANEPPTVEGQQQLDQQLSNEPCPSTSTGKGGQQQAGTPQIVVGTIELNNLNGDIANHKQEKEIGTSNQFETLTLIDEDDEEEQDRNCSNAHSSSSLLSSNNDNRSAEENNLHNASTLAIGEQHRRRSRRRSSQKDRRSAEDIDSIDQADSAVDVRHHDEEEPNVFDDEVREEDQKQHQQQKAGSSPNPSAAAVRRRKNQRQRSRQRRSPALAHRDQVDGGDGEEQKEPYEKAVTCLYWSLACWDCNIS
- the LOC120950507 gene encoding heparan-alpha-glucosaminide N-acetyltransferase; translation: MIEYTDRFFRGLDLWSLGVDEAFLNVSHSAAAADGNDYYLYTLSEECDKCPYTKLQRIAAAKRHTTVKIDAARRLGLRLLDRDVGQYSFDNDTVLCQINSAQLGEFGVYDLSVRPDGNGCTLETAKEPVNIYLPFLTIALLACAVFGLVRMARYGLRRSRAAGFQQPAASHTAAGDETAHSSNEETDRKPVQSGPGSGQVTPKKRLQSLDTFRGIAIMLMIFVNSGGGHYWWIEHATWNGLHVADLVFPWFLFIMGVCVPISLRGQLNRNVPKRTILSSIAVRSVKLFIIGLCLNSMNGPSMANLRIFGVLQRFGIAYLVVSTVHLLCHEQQVQVQSQNRLLRASEDIVRLKKQWLVIGLLTVLYLVVMFFVPAPGCPSAYFGPGGKHLYNAFPNCTGGITGYIDRALLGIAHLYQHPTARYVYDGMPFDPEGPFGCLPTILQVFLGLQCGCTILAYTEHRQRMVRFASWSLVLGLAAGALCGFTKNDGWIPINKNLWSLSYVLATASLAHALLLLCYYAIDVKRAWHGRPFVYAGMNAIVLYVGHTVFHKMLPWHWRIGTMNTHFVLTLEALWNTVLWNLIALYLYKRKIFYNL